The Actinocorallia herbida DNA window CCCTCGATGGTAAGTCGGATGGATTGAGAAAACCAGCCCGGGTGACGGGGAGCGGATGGGCTCGGTGAGGGGTCAGGTCAGGGGGTGGGCTTTCTCGTCGGTGGGGAGGCGGCCGGCGAGGACGGCGATCACGGCGAAGACGGGGGGTAGGAGGCCTGCGAATAGGAAGATCACGGGGACGGGGACGATCTGGGCCAGGGGGCCTGCCAGGGCTATCGACAAGGGGAGGAAGGCCAGGGAGACGAAGAAATCCAGGCTGGCTATGCGGCCGAGCATGTGCGGGGGGACCCGGCGTTGGAGGAGGGTGCCCCAGATGACCATGCAGCAGCCGTCGGTGAGGCCGGCGACGAAGAGGGCGGCCGCCATCAGCCAGAAGGAGTCGGTGTAGCCGAGGACGGCCAGAGGGAGGTTGCCCAGACCCCAGCCGAGGATCATGGTGGTCAGGTAGCGGCGGGGGAGGCGCCATGACGAAACCGCGAGGGAGCCTAGGACGGCGCCTGTGCCGAAGGCGGTGAGGAGCAGGCCGTACATGCGCTCGCCGTCGGCGAAGGAGTCGCGGGCCAGGAACGGGAGCAGGACTTCCACCGGGCCCATGACGACCATGACGGCCAGGCACGCGAACAGCAGCGTCCAGAGCAGCCAGGGGGTGCGCAGGGTGAAGGCGAAGCCCTCGCGCAGTTCGCCGAAGATGCTCGGTTTCCCCGCATCGCCTTTCCCGGGCTTCGCCGGAGGCTCCTTCGGGAGGAAGAGGACGAGGACGAAGGCCGCCGCGTACAAGGCGGTGACGATCACGGCTCCGGCGGTCGGCGAATAGGTGCCGACCAGGATTCCGGCGAGTGCCGGGCCGCCCGCTTGCTGGAGGGCCGGGCGCAGGGCGCCTTCGAGGCCGTTCGCGGCCAGGAGGTCGCCTTCCCGCAGGATCGACGGGAGGTAGGCCGTGTAAGCCGGGTAATAGAACGCCGTCGCCGCGCCGAGCACCACCGACGCCAGGGCGAGATGCCACAGCCTGATCGTGCCGGTCAGCGACAGCACGGCGATCGCCGCGGTGGCCGCTGTGTTCAGCGCCTGCACCGCCACGAGCACCGCGCGCTTGGACAGCCGGTCGGCGGCGATCCCGCCCGCCAGCGAGAAGACGAGCATCCCCGCGGTGAGGCCCGGCGCGACCGCCGACAGCGCGAGCGCGCTGTCGCTGATCGCGATCACCTGGAAGACCAGGACGACGGCCCACATTCCCGCCGCGCCGAGGGACAGCGCCACCGAGCCGATCAGAGGCCGGTAGGCGGGGGTGCGCAGGGGGGCGAGGGCGCGCCAAGACGCCCCCGACTCGACGTTCGCCGGAGACGAGAGCGGATCGGACATCGTCCCTTCGTAGCAGGGCGGTCGCGATCGGGGCCAACCTTTTTCCGGCCGCCCGCGTCGTAGAAGGCAGAGGGGGAAGGGCCCGGCCGGGCCGTCCGCGAACAGCCGTCCCAGGGGTGGGAGACGGGCTCAGATCCGCCTGAGGCGGATGCGCTGGACGGCGTGGTCGGGCCCCTTGTGCAGCACGAGGGTCGCGCGGGCGCGCGTGGGGAGGATGTTCTCGGTGAGATTGCGTTCGTTGGTCTCGCGCCAGATGCTCTGCGCGAACGCGACGGCCTCCGGGTCGCTCTGCGCCCTGGCCTGCGCGTGGAAGTAGGAGCGCGGGTCGGAGAACCGGGTGCGGCGCAGCGCGAGGAAGCGCTCGACGTACCACTCGCGGATGTGCTCGACCTTGGCGTCGACGTAGATCGAGAAGTCGAAGTAGTCCGAGACGCTGAGCGAGCCCGTCGGCGGGACCTGGAGGACGTTGATGCCCTCGAAGATCAGGATGTCGGGGGTGCGGACCGTCTGCCGCTCGCCCTTCAGGATGTCGTACTCCAGATGGGAGTAGACGGGGATCGACTGCTCCTTGGCCCCGGCCTTGATCCGGGAGATGAAGCGCAGCAGGGCGCGCCGGTCGTAGGACTCGGGGAAGCCCTTGCGGGTCATCAGCCCGCGCCGCAGCAGTTCGGCGTTGGGGTAGAGGAAGTTGTCGGTGGTGACCAACTCCACACGGGGGTGCTCGGGCCAGCGCGCGAGCAGCGCCTGGAGGAGCCGCGCAACCGTCGACTTGCCCACCGCGACGCTCCCCGCGACCCCGATGACGAACGGGGTGGGCCGCACCGACTCGTTGAGGAACGTGCTCAGGGCGTCCCGCAGGCCGCTGTCCCCGGTGAAGAAGAGGTTCAGCAGCCGGGTCAGCGGCAGGTAGACGTCCTCGACCTCGTCGATGCCGATGGGATCGCGGAGGCCGCGCAGCTCGTCGACGTCGGATTGGGTCAGGGTGAGCGGGGTGTTCGCCCTGAGCTGTCTCCATGCCTCCCGGGAGAACTCGACGTAGGGGCTGGGGATCGGTTCCCAGGGCGCGTTCATGGGTGACGAGGGTAACCAGAGGGGTCGCCGTCGCAGGTCGGCGGGCTCCAGTCTTTGACGGATCGACAGATAGTGTGGCGTTCATGTGCGGAATCGTGGGTTACGTCGGTGGTCAGCAGGCCGAGCAGGTCGTCGTTGACGGACTGGCGCGGCTTGAGTACCGGGGATACGACTCGGCGGGCATCGCGCTCGTCGTGGAGGGGCGGCTCGCCACGGCCAAGAAGGCCGGGAAGCTGATCAACCTCCGCAAGGTGCTGGAGGAAGAGCCCCCGCCCGCCTCCACGGTGGGGCTCGGGCACACCCGGTGGGCCACCCACGGCGCGCCGAACGACGTCAACGCCCACCCGCACGTCGACTGCGCCGGGCGGGTCGCGGTGATCCACAACGGGATCATCGAGAACTTCGCGCAGCTGCGCGCCGAGCTGACCGAGCGCGGGCACGTGTTCGAGTCCGAGACCGACACCGAGGTCGTCGCGCACCTTCTGGAGGAGGAGGTGGGCGAGCACGGCCTGGCCGAGGCCATGCGCCGCGTCTGCCGCCGCCTGGAGGGCGCCTACACCCTGGTCGCGGTCGACGCCCAGGACCCGGACGTGGTCGTCGGGGCCCGCCGGAACTCGCCCCTGGTCGTCGGCAAGGGCGTCGGGGAGAACTTCCTGGCCTCCGACGTCGCGGCGTTCATCGAGCACACCCGCGACGCGATCGAGCTGGGCCAGGACCAGGTGGTGGAGCTGCGCCGCGAGGGCGTCACCGTCACCGACTACGACGGCCGCCCGGCCGAGGTCCGCGAGTACCACGTCGACTGGGACGTGTCGGCCGCAGAGAAGGGCGGCTACGACGCGTTCATGCTCAAGGAGATCGCCGAGCAGCCGCGCGCCGTCGCCGACACCCTGCTGGGCCGGATCGGCGCCGACGGCCGCCTGCACCTCGACGAGATGCACATCACCGACGAGCAGCTCCGCGAGATCGACAAGATCATCATCATCGCGTGCGGCACGTCCTATCACGCCGGCATGATCGCCAAGTACGCGATCGAGCACTGGGCCGGGGTGCCGTGCGAGGTGGAGTTCGCCAGCGAGTTCCGCTACCGCGACCCGATCCTCACCAAGAGCACCCTGGTGATCGCGATCTCCCAGTCGGGCGAGTCGATGGACACGCTCATGGCGGTCCGGCACGCGCGCGAGCAGAAGGCCCGCGTGCTGTGCATCTGCAACGTCAACGGCTCCACGATGCCGCGTGAGTGCGACGGCGTCCTGTACACCCACGCCGGCCCGGAGGTCGGCGTCGCGGCGACCAAGACCTTCCTGACCCAGCTCGTCGCGGTCTACCTGATCGCCCTGTACATCGCGCAGGTGCGCGGCACCAAGTGGGGCGACGAGGTCTTCGCCATGGTCCAGCTGCTGGGCTCCATGCCGGAGAAGGTGGAGAAGGTCCTGGAGACCATGGAGCCGGTCCGCGAGCTGGCCCGCTCCCTGGCGGACGAGAAGTCCGTGCTGTTCCTCGGACGCCATGTGGGCTTCCCGGTCGCCCTGGAGGGCGCGCTGAAGCTCAAGGAGCTCGCCTACATGCACGCCGAGGGCTTCGCCGCCGGTGAGCTGAAGCACGGGCCGATCGCGCTCATCGAGGACGGCCTGCCGGTGATCGTGGTGGTGCCGCCGCGTGCCCGCGACGTGCTGCACGACAAGATCGTCTCCAACATCCAGGAGATCCGCGCCCGGGGCGCCCGCACGATCGTCATCGCCGAAGAGGGCGACGACTCCGTGGCCCCCTACGCCGACACGCTGATCGAGGTCCCTGCGGTGCCGACGTTGCTCCAGCCGCTGGTCACCACGATCCCGCTCCAGGTGTTCTCCTGCGAGCTGGCGACGGCCAAGGGCCACGACGTGGACCAGCCGCGCAACCTGGCCAAGTCCGTCACCGTGGAGTAGATCACGCCGCACAGAACTTTCCGCGCCCTCCCGTCATCTGACCCACCACGGTGGATCTTCGACGGGAGGGCGTTCTCATGCGCGGGGCGCTGCTCGTGGCCCGACAGGAGCTGGGCGCCAGCGTGCGCAAAGGCCGCTGGAAGGCCCTGCTGGCAGGCTGGACGCTGGTCGTGGGCCTGCTGGCGACGGTCCTCTACCGGACCTTCGGCGCCGAGGTCGACGGCGCGGATCTCCACGCCGGGGTGTGCGGGGCGCTGGTGCCCCTCGTCCTCCTGCTGGTCCTGTGCGCCGCGCCGGTGTTCGCCACCCGTCAGGTCGGCGGCGGACGGGGCTCGGGCTCCCTGCCCGCCCCGGCGCTGGGCGGGCTGCTGACGTCCTGGGGCACGGGCCTCGTCCTCCTGGCGCCGACCGTGCCCTTCCTCGCCGTGTCCGTGCTCACCGGGGCCGTGGGGCCGTTCCGGGCACTGGCCTGCCTCGTGGTGGCGGGACTGCTCGTCGGCGTGGTCTGCGCGCTCGGCCGGCTCTGCTCGACGGCCGGGCGGCGCGGCGTCGCGGCCCTGCTGTCGGCGCTGACGGTCGGCGGGCTGGTCTTCGGCACCGTGCTCGCCTACTTCCTGAGCTTCCTGCTCCAGCCCCCGGCGGTGCCCGACGAGGGAGAGGGCGGCCCGTGGTGGCTGCTCGCCGCGAACCCGCTGATCGTCCTCGCCGACGCCGCGCCCCTGGACTCCTCGCGGATCGTCTGCGCGCGGGTGGAACCGAACGTCGAGCACTGCGAGCGGGAGGGCGGCGGCGACCTGCTGTCCCAGATGAGCTTCCTCATGCGCGACCTGAGGGCCGAAGACCGCTCTTACGAGTCCTACGGCGCCTACGTCGATCTCGACGAAGGGCGGGGAGGCCCCGGCCTGAACCCCGTCTGGCCCTACGGCCTGGGCATCGATCTGGCCCTCGCCGCCGGCGCGCTCACCCTGACCGTAAGGCGCCTCCGGCGTCCCGTCCGAGCACCGCGACAGAACTTTTCCGGCCCTTCCGGCGTCTGACCCAGCACGGTGGATCTTCGGCGGGAGGGCTGCTCGCATGGCGGACATCGGGGTCGGGGTGCGGGCGACCGGGGTCGCGTACGCGTTCGGGAGGACCCAGGTCCTCGCCGGGGTGGATCTGAGCGTCCCCTACGGCCGGGTGACCGGCCTCGTCGGGGAGAAGGGCGAGGGAAAGACCACGCTGCTGCTCGTCCTGGCGACGCTGCTCGCGCCCGACACGGGCCGGGTCGAGATCGCCGGGGTGGACGCCGTGGCCAGGCCGGCCGAGGCGCGGGCGGCACTCGGC harbors:
- a CDS encoding MFS transporter, with protein sequence MSDPLSSPANVESGASWRALAPLRTPAYRPLIGSVALSLGAAGMWAVVLVFQVIAISDSALALSAVAPGLTAGMLVFSLAGGIAADRLSKRAVLVAVQALNTAATAAIAVLSLTGTIRLWHLALASVVLGAATAFYYPAYTAYLPSILREGDLLAANGLEGALRPALQQAGGPALAGILVGTYSPTAGAVIVTALYAAAFVLVLFLPKEPPAKPGKGDAGKPSIFGELREGFAFTLRTPWLLWTLLFACLAVMVVMGPVEVLLPFLARDSFADGERMYGLLLTAFGTGAVLGSLAVSSWRLPRRYLTTMILGWGLGNLPLAVLGYTDSFWLMAAALFVAGLTDGCCMVIWGTLLQRRVPPHMLGRIASLDFFVSLAFLPLSIALAGPLAQIVPVPVIFLFAGLLPPVFAVIAVLAGRLPTDEKAHPLT
- the glmS gene encoding glutamine--fructose-6-phosphate transaminase (isomerizing); translation: MCGIVGYVGGQQAEQVVVDGLARLEYRGYDSAGIALVVEGRLATAKKAGKLINLRKVLEEEPPPASTVGLGHTRWATHGAPNDVNAHPHVDCAGRVAVIHNGIIENFAQLRAELTERGHVFESETDTEVVAHLLEEEVGEHGLAEAMRRVCRRLEGAYTLVAVDAQDPDVVVGARRNSPLVVGKGVGENFLASDVAAFIEHTRDAIELGQDQVVELRREGVTVTDYDGRPAEVREYHVDWDVSAAEKGGYDAFMLKEIAEQPRAVADTLLGRIGADGRLHLDEMHITDEQLREIDKIIIIACGTSYHAGMIAKYAIEHWAGVPCEVEFASEFRYRDPILTKSTLVIAISQSGESMDTLMAVRHAREQKARVLCICNVNGSTMPRECDGVLYTHAGPEVGVAATKTFLTQLVAVYLIALYIAQVRGTKWGDEVFAMVQLLGSMPEKVEKVLETMEPVRELARSLADEKSVLFLGRHVGFPVALEGALKLKELAYMHAEGFAAGELKHGPIALIEDGLPVIVVVPPRARDVLHDKIVSNIQEIRARGARTIVIAEEGDDSVAPYADTLIEVPAVPTLLQPLVTTIPLQVFSCELATAKGHDVDQPRNLAKSVTVE
- the coaA gene encoding type I pantothenate kinase encodes the protein MNAPWEPIPSPYVEFSREAWRQLRANTPLTLTQSDVDELRGLRDPIGIDEVEDVYLPLTRLLNLFFTGDSGLRDALSTFLNESVRPTPFVIGVAGSVAVGKSTVARLLQALLARWPEHPRVELVTTDNFLYPNAELLRRGLMTRKGFPESYDRRALLRFISRIKAGAKEQSIPVYSHLEYDILKGERQTVRTPDILIFEGINVLQVPPTGSLSVSDYFDFSIYVDAKVEHIREWYVERFLALRRTRFSDPRSYFHAQARAQSDPEAVAFAQSIWRETNERNLTENILPTRARATLVLHKGPDHAVQRIRLRRI